The following proteins come from a genomic window of Micromonospora echinofusca:
- the dnaG gene encoding DNA primase, whose product MYAEGVADMAGRIRDEDIALVRERSSIADVISETVTLKSAGAGNLKGLCPFHDEKSPSFNVSPARNVWYCFGCGAGGDAIKFLMDAEHLSFVESVERLADRAGIQLRYVENDSAAPRPRPQQGQRQRLVAAHAAAVEFYRAQLTTAGARPAREFLARRGFDRAAAERYGCGFAPDAWDLLTKHLRQQGFTHDELVTGGLSRPSRSGTLIDRFRRRLMWPIRDLAGDVIGFGARKLFDDDDGPKYLNTPETPIYKKSHVLYGIDQAKREIAKQGKVVVVEGYTDVMACHLAGVPTAVATCGTAFGGDHIGVLRRLLMDTDDVAGEIIFTFDGDAAGQKAALRAFEDDQRFVGRTFIAVSPDNMDPCDLRLAKGDLAVRDLVARREPLVDFALRHVINRFDLDTVDGRVEAMRRAAPLVAKLKDREKRPEYVRKLAGDLGMEIEPVQRAVLAAASAASGRDAPPAPRPAPAEPVVDNPQSMVEREALKLALQEPVLAGPMFDAVEASEYRHPVHVAVRAAVAAVGGAAAATGGAVWIESVRDACEDLAARALVGELAVEPLRIDGEPDPRYVSITMARVQWGSVTSRIRDLKSRIQRINPVNNKDEYFAAFGELLSLEQHARALREQAAGGL is encoded by the coding sequence ATGTACGCCGAGGGGGTGGCGGACATGGCTGGGCGGATCCGGGACGAGGACATCGCGCTGGTCCGGGAGCGCAGCTCGATCGCCGACGTCATCTCCGAGACGGTGACGCTGAAGTCGGCCGGCGCCGGCAACCTCAAGGGGTTGTGCCCGTTCCACGACGAGAAGAGCCCGTCGTTCAACGTCTCGCCCGCCCGCAACGTCTGGTACTGCTTCGGCTGCGGCGCCGGCGGCGATGCGATCAAGTTCCTGATGGACGCCGAGCACCTCAGCTTCGTCGAGTCGGTCGAGCGGCTCGCCGACCGGGCCGGCATCCAGCTGCGTTACGTCGAGAACGACTCCGCCGCGCCGCGTCCGCGCCCGCAGCAGGGGCAGCGGCAGCGCCTCGTCGCCGCGCACGCCGCCGCCGTCGAGTTCTACCGCGCGCAGCTCACCACCGCCGGCGCGCGCCCGGCCCGCGAGTTCCTGGCGCGGCGCGGCTTCGACCGGGCCGCCGCCGAGCGCTACGGCTGCGGCTTCGCGCCCGACGCCTGGGACCTGCTCACCAAGCACCTGCGTCAGCAGGGCTTCACCCACGACGAGCTGGTCACCGGCGGGCTGTCCCGGCCGTCGCGCTCCGGCACGCTGATCGACCGGTTCCGCCGCCGCCTGATGTGGCCGATCCGCGACCTGGCCGGCGACGTCATCGGCTTCGGGGCGCGCAAGCTCTTCGACGACGACGACGGCCCGAAGTACCTGAACACCCCCGAGACCCCGATCTACAAGAAGTCGCACGTCCTCTACGGCATCGACCAGGCCAAGCGGGAGATCGCCAAGCAGGGCAAGGTGGTCGTGGTCGAGGGCTACACCGACGTGATGGCCTGCCACCTGGCCGGGGTCCCGACGGCCGTGGCGACCTGCGGCACGGCGTTCGGTGGGGACCACATCGGGGTGCTGCGCCGGCTGCTGATGGACACCGACGACGTGGCCGGCGAGATCATCTTCACGTTCGACGGGGACGCCGCCGGCCAGAAGGCCGCCCTGCGCGCGTTCGAGGACGACCAGCGCTTCGTCGGGCGTACGTTCATCGCGGTCAGCCCCGACAACATGGACCCGTGCGACCTGCGCCTGGCCAAGGGCGACCTGGCCGTCCGCGACCTGGTCGCCCGCCGCGAGCCGCTGGTCGACTTCGCGCTGCGGCACGTGATCAACCGCTTCGACCTCGACACCGTCGACGGCCGGGTGGAGGCGATGCGCCGGGCCGCCCCGCTGGTCGCCAAGCTCAAGGACCGGGAGAAGCGTCCGGAGTACGTGCGCAAGCTCGCCGGCGACCTCGGCATGGAGATCGAGCCGGTGCAGCGGGCCGTGCTCGCCGCCGCCTCGGCCGCGTCCGGCAGGGACGCCCCGCCCGCGCCCCGGCCCGCCCCGGCGGAGCCGGTCGTCGACAACCCGCAGTCGATGGTCGAGCGGGAGGCGCTGAAGCTCGCCCTCCAGGAGCCGGTGCTGGCCGGGCCGATGTTCGACGCGGTCGAGGCGTCGGAGTACCGGCACCCCGTGCACGTGGCGGTGCGGGCCGCCGTCGCGGCCGTCGGCGGCGCCGCCGCGGCGACCGGCGGCGCGGTCTGGATCGAGTCGGTCCGCGACGCGTGCGAGGACCTGGCCGCCCGCGCGCTCGTCGGCGAGCTGGCCGTGGAGCCGCTGCGCATCGACGGCGAGCCCGACCCGCGCTACGTCTCGATCACCATGGCCCGGGTGCAGTGGGGCTCCGTCACGAGCCGGATCAGGGACCTCAAGTCCCGGATCCAGCGGATCAACCCGGTCAACAACAAGGACGAGTACTTCGCCGCCTTCGGCGAGCTGCTGTCGCTGGAGCAGCACGCCCGGGCGTTGCGCGAGCAGGCCGCGGGAGGACTGTAG